One window from the genome of Oncorhynchus gorbuscha isolate QuinsamMale2020 ecotype Even-year unplaced genomic scaffold, OgorEven_v1.0 Un_scaffold_843, whole genome shotgun sequence encodes:
- the LOC124020508 gene encoding rho-related GTP-binding protein RhoE-like, producing the protein MKERISSQKVSVQSGMDPSQIVKCKIVVVGDSQCGKTALLHVFAKDIFPESYMPTVFENYTASFEIDTKRIELSLWDTSGSPYYDNVRPLSYPDSDAVLICFDVSRPDTLDSVIKKWKGEIQEFCPNTKMLLVGCKSDLRTDLSTLVELSNHRQMPVSYDQGSNMAKQISAPYIECSAQQSENSVRDIFHVATLACVNKNNKNVKRNKSTRGNKRISHMPTRPDLAAVASDLRKDKAKSCCVM; encoded by the exons ATGAAGGAGAGAATATCTAGTCAGAAAGTATCTGTTCAGTCCGGGATGGATCCTAGTCAGATTGTGAAGTGTAAAATAGTTGTGGTCGGGGACAGTCAATGTGGGAAGACTGCTCTACTACACGTTTTTGCAAAGGATATCTTCCCAGAG AGTTACATGCCCACAGTGTTCGAGAATTACACGGCCAGTTTTGAAATAGACACGAAAAGAATAGAGCTCAGCCTATGGGACACGTCAG GGTCTCCATACTACGACAACGTGAGGCCTCTCTCCTACCCAGACTCAGACGCTGTCCTTATCTGTTTTGACGTCAGCCGTCCTGACACACTCGACAGCGTAATAAAGAAG TGGAAAGGGGAGATCCAGGAGTTCTGTCCCAACACCAAGATGCTCCTGGTGGGCTGCAAATCGGACCTGCGCACCGACCTCTCCACGCTGGTGGAGCTGTCCAATCACAGACAGATGCCTGTGTCATATGATCAG GGTTCCAACATGGCCAAGCAGATCTCAGCCCCCTACATCGAGTGCTCAGCCCAGCAGTCAGAGAACAGCGTCAGGGACATTTTCCACGTGGCCACATTGGCCTGCGTCAACAAGAACAACAAGAACGTCAAACGCAACAAATCTACCAGAGGCAACAAAAGGATCTCGCACATGCCCACTAGGCCCGACCTCGCGGCGGTAGCGTCAGACCTGCGGAAGGACAAAGCAAAGAGTTGCTGTGTCATGTGA